The following are encoded in a window of Francisella tularensis subsp. tularensis genomic DNA:
- the fabD gene encoding ACP S-malonyltransferase, whose protein sequence is MSKTAVVFPGQGSQKLGMLQDYYENFETFRNIVDEAKEHLGYDLWNIIQNDEETLNKTEFTQPALLATSYAIYEVLKEQKPDLKIAYFAGHSLGEYTALLAAGCISYKDALQLVSTRGKLMQNAVTDKECAMSAILGLSNEDVIKSCQEASDAGIVEAANFNSTGQVVISGEKAAVEKANTIAKEKGAKRAQILAVSVPSHCSLMKDAADKFEAELNKVEFKEPTTAVVQNFDAKSHANPAEIKTAVIKQLYKPVLWTQSIEELVKLGVTEVIECGPNKVLSGLIKRIDKSIDIKDTNSIDSLENI, encoded by the coding sequence ATGTCAAAAACAGCTGTAGTTTTTCCTGGTCAAGGTTCACAAAAACTAGGGATGCTCCAAGATTATTATGAAAATTTTGAAACGTTTAGAAATATAGTCGATGAAGCTAAAGAACACCTTGGCTACGACTTATGGAATATTATTCAAAATGATGAAGAAACTCTAAATAAAACAGAGTTTACCCAGCCAGCATTACTTGCAACTAGTTATGCAATATATGAAGTCTTAAAAGAGCAAAAGCCAGACTTAAAAATAGCATACTTTGCAGGACATAGTTTAGGTGAATACACTGCCCTACTTGCTGCTGGATGTATTTCATACAAAGATGCTTTACAACTTGTATCTACACGTGGCAAATTAATGCAAAATGCTGTTACTGACAAAGAATGTGCTATGAGCGCAATTCTAGGTTTATCAAATGAGGATGTAATCAAATCTTGTCAAGAAGCTAGTGATGCTGGAATTGTTGAAGCTGCAAACTTTAACTCAACAGGACAAGTTGTCATCTCTGGGGAAAAAGCCGCTGTTGAGAAAGCTAATACAATAGCTAAAGAAAAAGGTGCAAAACGCGCGCAGATACTTGCTGTTAGCGTACCTTCACATTGTTCTTTAATGAAGGATGCTGCAGATAAATTTGAAGCAGAGTTAAACAAAGTAGAATTTAAAGAGCCTACTACCGCTGTTGTACAAAACTTTGACGCCAAATCACACGCAAATCCAGCTGAAATAAAAACTGCTGTTATTAAACAACTATACAAGCCAGTACTTTGGACACAATCTATCGAAGAGCTAGTCAAACTTGGAGTCACAGAAGTTATCGAATGTGGTCCTAACAAGGTCTTATCTGGACTAATCAAAAGAATAGATAAATCAATAGATATAAAAGATACAAACAGTATTGATAGTTTAGAAAATATTTAA